The following coding sequences are from one Schizosaccharomyces osmophilus chromosome 1, complete sequence window:
- the rti1 gene encoding Rad22-like protein Rti1: MEQQHGTNLNEIRNVKTPFNPLEHEEMSQLLRKQLGPEYISRRSGPGGSSVTYLEAWKAIELANEIFGFNGWSSSVQSIHVDYVDESKETKKYSIGLSVIVRVTLKDGAFHEDVGYGSIDNCRAKALAFEKCKKEGTTDGLKRALRNFGSSMGNCLYDKTYIQKISRMAAPKSEFNYSNLLQRNRPRRRTSSLRPLSENQRAANETKQPIKTEQISEGNSNHRLNNMKRGMKEVSESKGSDYSGLPNTRLSPEIAHSETDLYADEELDTFLMHNDRPLVPESPRVDDFEEMLDELEESDDPLPPQQVVDSSLSNASNKPDDNIPVQFMNARAALAGESLNKNHSFQVHTTATSIPKSSGIDHSRSMPTRRPFTHKI, translated from the exons ATGGAGCAGCAACATGGTAcaaatttgaatgaaatcAGAAACGTGAAAACTCCATTTAATCCTTTGGAGCACGAGGAAATGTCCCAATTGCTTAGAAAGCAATTGGGACCAGAATATATCTCCCGTCGAAGTGGGCCTGGCGGCTCATCCGTAACTTATCTAGAAGCATGGAAAGCAATTGAGCTTGCCAATGAAATCTTTGGGTTCAATGGATGGTCTTCTTCTGTTCAAAGCATTCATGTGGATTAT GTTGatgaatcaaaagaaacaaaaaagtacaGTATCGGCCTGAGTGTAATTGTTCGCGTAACACTGAAGGATGGAGCATTTCATGAA GACGTTGGATATGGATCCATAGACAATTGTCGAGCAAAAGCGCtagcttttgaaaaatgtaaaaagGAGGGCACCACGGATGGATTGAAACGTGCGCTAAGAAACTTTGGCAGTAGTATGGGGAATTGTCTTTATGATAAAACTTATATTCAGAAGATATCTAGGATGGCAGCACCCAAG AGTGAGTTTAATTATTCAAAtcttttacaaagaaacaGACCTCGTCGGAGGACATCGTCTTTAAGGCCACTGtcagaaaatcaaagagcagcaaatgaaacaaaacagcCTATCAAAACTGAACAGATTTCTGAAGGAAACTCAAACCATCGCTTAAACAACATGAAACGTGGAATGAAAGAAGTGTCCGAATCGAAAGGCAGTGATTACTCGGGTTTACCAAACACGAGGTTGTCTCCTGAAATAGCCCATTCCGAAACGGATCTGTACGCTG ATGAAGAGCTCGATACATTTCTTATGCATAATGACCGTCCACTAGTGCCCGAATCACCTCGAGTAGACGATTTCGAGGA AATGCTAgatgaattggaagaatcagATGACCCATTGCCGCCTCAACAAGTTGTAGATTCATCATTAAGTAATGCTTCCAACAAGCCCGATGATAATATCCCTGTACAGTTCATGAATGCTCGAGCAGCTTTAGCAGGCGAAAgtttaaacaaaaatcataGTTTTCAAGTGCACACGACAGCTACCTCTATTCCAAAATCAAGTGGAATTGATCATAGTCGATCCATGCCTACTCGTAGGCCCTTTACtcataaaatataa
- the mdm35 gene encoding mitochondrial phosphatidylserine translocation complex subunit Mdm35 has product MSSSFSEECTPAKQKYDTCFNDWYVNKFLKGDIHNRECDDLFYDYKQCLLKALKVKKVEPLLEAARKEE; this is encoded by the exons AtgtcttcttccttttctgaAGAGTGCACACCTGCAAAG CAAAAATATGATACTTGTTTCAACGATTGGTATGTaaacaagtttttgaaaggaGATATCCACAATAGAGAGTGTGATGACTTGTTTTATGATTATAAGCAATGTTTATTGAAAGCTctgaaagtgaaaaaggTTGAGCCCTTGTTGGAAGCTGCAAGGAAAGAGGAATAA
- a CDS encoding DENN domain-like containing protein, implicated in vesicle formation/trafficking — MSVCAIVDAMFEAREGYQIKRIFPDNVSLEGIEYSLFPSGIQQLDRCMVAFRFRNQLCLSVYRKKLGEYYERNAYFSSIGILLEDVNMSVEEAAAKYLNLLDFVSKAIVSPSSLKDPENVLQFVYHDFQKAIQSSYNAGEPLEEYQQGLQSAVIEQDFSAILSIFNTREQLTYDSFSPSLVRHYYSLIDNWLGPVFLILYKCLMQKKRILLVSSPSEEIYSIMDSMTRLTSVSGEENRVLPNPLCKFYSVGLTDIDILENSNQESGWIASTTDSVLLSKSSLYDVAFIWPTNPLSKPGPPKIQLSNGYSLKHSYEDLLNSRLISDKFDPRIASTSKFTNYSIGAIIHIILFNSTRFHLVQSLVSTNQTNLFAAFPRYNQFLLNLLNQHHDSIGISDMRNFGWNPFRQLDRDFVFNVAQFWVHKHVHYRYPSYAYLMQPTAWGVHSLLLFFSIWKRSVPTMLIYLLLLKWWYS, encoded by the coding sequence ATGTCTGTTTGTGCCATCGTTGATGCTATGTTTGAAGCTAGAGAAGGCtaccaaataaaaaggatatttCCCGATAACGTAAGTCTTGAAGGAATTGaatattctctttttcctAGCGGGATTCAACAGTTGGATCGGTGCATGGTAGCATTTCGATTTCGAAACCAGCTATGTTTAAGCGTTTACAGGAAGAAACTAGGAGAGTATTATGAAAGGAATGCATATTTCTCTTCAATTGGTATTCTCTTGGAAGATGTGAATATGAGCGTCGAGGAAGCTGCTGCGAAATACTTGAATCTTTTGGACTTCGTATCAAAAGCCATTGTCTCCCCCAGTTCATTGAAAGATCCCGAGAATGTGCTTCAATTTGTTTACCatgattttcaaaaggcCATTCAATCTTCGTACAATGCCGGTGAGCCTTTAGAAGAGTATCAGCAAGGATTGCAATCAGCCGTGATAGAGCAAGACTTCAGTGCCATTCTTTCCATCTTCAATACTAGGGAACAACTTACGTATGATTCATTTTCTCCTAGTCTAGTTCGACATTATTATTCATTGATAGATAATTGGCTCGGTCCGGTTTTCCtcattttatataaatGTTTGATGCAAAAGAAGCGGATCCTCTTGGTTTCATCACCAAGTGAAGAGATATACTCGATTATGGATAGCATGACTCGTTTAACTTCTGTTTCTGGTGAAGAAAATCGtgttcttccaaatccCTTATGCAAGTTCTATTCTGTAGGCCTTACAGATATCGACATCCTTGAAAATTCGAATCAGGAAAGTGGGTGGATAGCCTCCACGACTGATTCGGTATTGTTATCAAAATCTTCTCTTTATGATGTTGCCTTCATTTGGCCAACAAACCCGTTATCCAAGCCGGGTCCTCCAAAAATACAGCTTTCTAATGGCTATTCTTTAAAACATTCCTATGAggatttattgaattcaCGTTTGATTTCTGACAAATTTGATCCACGGATTGCAAGTACCTCAAAATTCACGAATTATTCAATTGGTGCTATAATACATATCATCCTTTTCAACTCTACACGCTTTCATTTGGTTCAATCCTTAGTTTCCACtaatcaaacaaatttattTGCAGCTTTTCCGAGGTACAATCAGTTTCTTTTGAACCTCTTGAATCAGCACCATGACAGCATTGGCATTTCAGATATGAGAAACTTTGGGTGGAACCCCTTTAGACAACTCGATCgtgattttgtttttaatgtTGCTCAGTTTTGGGTTCACAAACACGTCCATTACCGCTATCCTTCGTATGCTTACCTGATGCAACCGACTGCTTGGGGGGTCCATTCCCTTTTACTCTTTTTCAGTATATGGAAAAGGTCTGTTCCTACAAtgcttatttatttattgttgTTAAAGTGGTGGTACAGTTAG
- the cym1 gene encoding mitochondrial metalloendopeptidase gives MNHARISSFCRNKNIKNEFGRTFRRWIHVGEKIHDFSVIDKRKIPELELEYIRLQHDATKADMIHLSRNDPNNVFSIGFHTPADNDKGIPHILEHTTLCGSKKYPVRDPFFKMLNRSLANFMNAFTASDFTFYPFATVNPTDYKNLRDVYLDATLFPKLRKLDFLQEGWRFEHSNVKDKSTPIIYNGVVFNEMKGQVSDSSYVFYMLFQQRLFQGTAYGCNSGGDPVAIPDLTYEELVNFHKTHYHPSNAKIFSYGSFPLKENLAALSETFSHFSPKTINKPEMYLADFESEKRVTEYGPADPVMPPDQQAKFSVSFLANDTADIYETFALKLLSRLCLDGFSSPMYQALIESGLGSEFSPNSGYDSTTKRGVFSVGIEGAANDALPLLEEKVYSVFEKLAKNGFKREKLDAILHQMEISLKHKSAHFGMGLAQSVPFYWFNGVDPADYLSWNKQIEWFKNENKDGRLFQKLIQKYVFENKSRFVFSMYPSADFSTNYQKKEAQKLQEHVSSLSADKIKEIEQVSADLLEKQSTLEDTSCLPTLSVSDISKTTEKTELDSVKMDNVPIQWYKLSPGLTYLRVLFPLKDFPEHLLPYLSVYCDACLSLGTFDENIAELEQHIRRYTGGINISPSLVTDPKDLYKAGLHLYVSGYCLDENVEKMTDLIKKVFYGTNLDNREKLAIMLKTSISGVTDGIAERGHAFARLSSASSLTDKARMSEQLNGLSQVKVLSELNKAKDLDQLVSYLKEIQHIMKETRDVKVAVNAASSQQEVVKKSLKNLLPSPSADPAVGKQQDTKKFEPSSTQVYHELPFQTNFASSSYVGVPYTHEDGAALQILSSLLTHKYLHGEIREKGGAYGAGLSYGGVDGILSFFTYRDADPSRSLGIFTEASEWAATHLFSESDLDEAKLSVFQGIDAPQSESQKGVLQFLDGVTDDMLQHRRERLLDVTAEDVSRVAKQYLVNGKISSSTILGPKMSIQPAGWEISTLSS, from the exons ATGAATCACGCCAGAATATCTTCGTTCTGTCGtaataaaaacataaaaaatgaGTTTGGTAGAACTTTTCGTCGCTGGATTCATGTCGGTGAAAAGATTCACGACTTTTCTGTCATAGAT aaaagaaagataccTGAATTAGAGCTAGAGTACATTCGTTTGCAGCATGATGCTACTAAGGCTGATATGATCCATCTTTCTCGAAATGATCCTAATAATGTGTTCAGCATTGGCTTCCATACACCCGCAGATAATGATAAGGGAATTCCTCACATTTTAGAACACACTACATTATGTGGAAGTAAGAAGTATCCAGTCAGGGATCCATTCTTTAAAATGCTGAATCGCAGTTTGGCAAACTTCATGAACGCTTTTACTGCTTCAGATTTCACATTCTATCCTTTTGCAACTGTCAATCCTACCGATTACAAAAATTTACGAGACGTTTATTTAGACGCAACACTTTTCCCAAAATTAAGAAAGCTTGACTTTTTACAAGAAGGGTGGCGTTTTGAACACTCAAATGTAAAAGACAAGTCTACTCCTATTATCTACAATGGTGTTGTTTTCAACGAAATGAAGGGACAAGTCTCCGACTCTTCCTACGTCTTTTACATGCTCTTTCAACAACGTCTCTTTCAAGGAACTGCGTATGGCTGCAACAGTGGAGGAGATCCAGTTGCTATTCCGGATTTGACCTATGAAGAATTAGTAAACTTTCACAAAACTCATTATCATCCTTCGAACGCAAAGATTTTCTCTTATGGCTCATTTCCCTTAAAGGAGAATCTGGCTGCTTTAAGTGAAACCTTTTCGCATTTTTCCCCTAAAACAATCAATAAACCGGAAATGTACCTGGCTGATTTCGAATCCGAAAAACGTGTCACCGAGTACGGTCCTGCAGACCCTGTGATGCCTCCTGACCAACAGGCTAAGTTCtcagtttcatttttagcAAATGATACGGCAGATATTTACGAAACCTTTGCATTGAAGTTACTTTCTAGACTATGTTTGGACGGCTTTTCTTCACCTATGTACCAAGCTCTTATTGAGTCGGGACTAGGCTCAGAATTTTCTCCCAACAGTGGCTACGACTCTACCACAAAGCGGGGAGTTTTCTCTGTTGGAATTGAAGGAGCTGCCAATGATGCACTTCCCttattagaagaaaaagtgtATTCTGTGTTCGAAAAGTTGGCAAAGAACGGATTCAAACGAGAAAAGTTAGATGctattcttcatcaaatggaaatttctttgaagCACAAGTCTGCTCACTTTGGTATGGGATTAGCTCAATCAGTTCCATTTTACTGGTTCAATGGCGTGGACCCGGCAGATTATCTTTCCTGGAATAAGCAGATTGAATGGTTCAAAAATGAGAACAAAGATGGAAGAttattccaaaaattgATTCAAAAGTATGTTTTTGAGAACAAGTCacgatttgtttttagtATGTATCCTTCCGCTGATTTCTCAACGAACTATCAGAAGAAGGAGGCTCAAAAGTTGCAAGAGCACGTCTCATCTCTTTCGGCAgacaaaatcaaagaaattgaGCAGGTCAGTGCTGATTTGctagaaaagcaatcaaCGCTTGAGGATACCAGCTGTTTACCCACTCTTAGCGTTTCTGACATTAGTAAAACTACGGAAAAGACTGAGCTTGACTCTGTCAAAATGGACAACGTTCCTATCCAATGGTACAAATTAAGCCCGGGTCTCACTTATCTTCGAGTAttatttcctttaaaaGATTTCCCTGAACACCTTCTCCCTTATCTTAGTGTATACTGTGATGCTTGTCTTAGTTTAGGaacttttgatgaaaatattgCTGAACTTGAGCAACATATTCGCCGGTACACTGGCGGTATTAACATTTCACCATCTCTTGTTACTGATCCTAAAGATTTGTATAAAGCTGGACTTCACTTATATGTTTCTGGATACTGTTTAGATGAAAATGTGGAGAAAATGACCGACTTGATTAAGAAAGTGTTTTATGGCACAAACCTTGACAATCGTGAAAAATTGGCGATTATGCTCAAGACATCTATCAGTGGTGTTACTGATGGCATAGCTGAAAGAGGACACGCATTTGCACGCCTGTCATCAGCTTCTAGCCTTACGGATAAAGCCCGTATGTCTGAGCAACTCAATGGCCTTAGTCAAGTGAAGGTACTTAGTGAACTGAACAAGGCAAAAGATTTGGATCAACTAGTTTCTTacctaaaagaaattcaacaTATTATGAAGGAGACTCGTGATGTAAAAGTTGCAGTGAATGCTGCATCTTCACAGCAAGAAGTCGTGAAGAAAtctttgaagaatctgTTGCCTTCTCCATCTGCGGATCCCGCAGTAGGCAAGCAACAGGACActaaaaaatttgaacCTTCTTCCACTCAAGTTTATCATGAACTTCCTTTCCAAACGAACTTCGCCTCCTCGTCATATGTGGGTGTTCCATACACGCATGAAGATGGAGCAGCTTTACAAATATTATCATCGTTGCTTACTCACAAATACTTGCATGGAGAGATTCGCGAAAAGGGCGGTGCTTATGGTGCTGGTCTCTCGTATGGTGGAGTTGATGGAatcctttccttctttacttACCGTGATGCTGATCCATCTCGATCATTAGGAATTTTCACGGAGGCCTCGGAATGGGCAGCCACACATCTGTTTTCTGAATCTGACCTTGATGAGGCAAAACTAAGCGTTTTCCAAGGTATTGATGCTCCTCAAAGCGAAAGCCAAAAAGGCGTATTACAATTTTTAGATGGTGTTACAGATGATATGTTACAACACCGCAGAGAACGTCTTTTGGATGTAACAGCAGAAGATGTTTCCCGTGTTGCCAAGCAATATTTGgtgaatggaaaaatttcttcaagCACTATTTTAGGACCCAAGATGTCCATTCAACCGGCTGGTTGGGAAATTAGCACACTCAGCTCTTGA
- the rpl3801 gene encoding 60S ribosomal protein L38, which translates to MPRQINDIKQFLEIARRKDATSARIKKNQNKDVKFKLRCSKYLYTLVVADAKKAEKLRQSLPPDLTVSEVGKKA; encoded by the exons ATG CCTCGTCAAATCAACGACATTAAGCAATTCTTGGAAATCGCTCGCAGAAAGGACGCTACTTCTGCTCGCatcaagaagaatcaaaacaaGGATGTTAAGTTTAAGCTCCGTTGCTCTAAGTACTTGTACACTTTGGTCGTTGCTGATGCCAAGAAGGCTGAGAAGCTTCGCCAATCTCTTCCTCCTG ACTTGACTGTTTCCGAGGTTGGAAAGAAGGCATAA
- the rud3 gene encoding Golgi matrix protein Rud3 — MAQDAGKQTESTENGRISEELGNLRIEEQNVESPVDVNPESPVKTAQEMNAEELKTELEKKEKNLQQLQASYESLKKQHSNLVSKVSGIKITLGERLKKDSQALAQSRAQIQKLEESLQEAEDALKLNNEESESLSLQTRSLQEKMKQMQTQNDVLAKESQNLNTQVRQWERRAKDEHEMQESLAARLADYEEQLMGETERQEHYQKEIQGYLTKQHKLEIELDALREQHLEDKSELQITYQTSLDELSETFAAKESAFSSLEEQLRQADLRISKVSDLEQELREKSLLIGKLQHEAVILNEHLTKALCMLKEGDSSEKIDKQLISNLFVSFLTLPRADTKRFEILQLISSVLGWNDEQREQAGLQRPGSAFTNWSLSKNSSSNSVFSDIALSKRGSFHDPSN, encoded by the coding sequence ATGGCACAGGATGCAGGAAAACAGACCGAATCAACAGAGAATGGGCGTATTTCAGAGGAGTTAGGAAACTTAAGGATTGAAGAACAAAATGTAGAAAGTCCTGTTGATGTGAATCCCGAAAGTCCCGTGAAAACTGCGCAGGAAATGAATGCAGAAGAGTTGAAAACCGAACTTgagaaaaaggagaagaatCTACAGCAATTGCAAGCATCTTACGAATCCTTGAAGAAGCAACACTCAAACCTTGTGTCAAAAGTTTCAGGAATCAAGATAACTCTAGGCGAACGCTTAAAAAAAGACTCGCAGGCCCTTGCGCAAAGCCGGGCGCAGATCCAAAAGCTAGAGGAATCATTGCAGGAAGCTGAGGATGCACTGAAACTTAACAATGAAGAATCCGAAAGTTTGTCGCTGCAAACGAGAAGtctccaagaaaaaatgaagcagATGCAGACTCAGAACGATGTACTGGCCAAAGAGAGCCAAAACTTGAATACACAAGTAAGACAATGGGAAAGAAGAGCAAAAGATGAGCATGAAATGCAAGAATCTTTAGCAGCTCGTCTTGCCGATTACGAAGAGCAGTTGATGGGAGAAACTGAACGGCAAGAACACTACCAGAAAGAGATTCAAGGGTACCTTACCAAGCAGCATAAACTCGAAATAGAACTGGATGCTCTCAGAGAGCAACATTTAGAGGACAAGAGTGAGTTACAAATTACCTATCAAACCAGTTTGGATGAACTATCAGAAACATTTGCTGCTAAAGAATCTGCTTTCAGTTCCTTAGAAGAACAACTACGTCAAGCTGACCTTCGGATTTCCAAAGTGTCAGATTTGGAGCAAGAGCTACGAGAAAAATCACTTTTAATCGGAAAACTACAACACGAGGCTGTTATTCTTAATGAGCATCTTACAAAAGCTCTTTGTATGCTAAAAGAAGGTGATAGCTcagaaaaaattgataaacAACTTATCtcaaatttgtttgtatcGTTTCTTACTTTACCACGGGCAGACACAAAGCGTTTTGAAATCTTGCAGCTCATTTCCTCGGTCTTGGGGTGGAATGACGAGCAGAGGGAACAGGCCGGTCTTCAGCGCCCAGGATCTGCTTTCACAAACTGGAGTTTGTCGAAAAACAGTTCCTCCAATTCTGTCTTTTCCGACATTGCATTGTCAAAACGAGGATCTTTTCATGATCCATCAAACTGA
- the prp31 gene encoding U4/U6 x U5 tri-snRNP complex subunit Prp31 gives MSNLADELLADLGDDFENQPQNAEEENADVLEQNNKKRKFEQLSENGDDLSSELNNDLGPIEGVEDENDQQQPTIAETDRLIYPFLHSDRLNAVVKEIEKYQGTEKQAITGNIEDDPEYQLIVDSNSIAMEIDDEILRLHRLVKEWYYNRFPELSGLVLNAFDYCKTALALLNDLENSKSKLSFLPSATVMVIATTSTTTTGRPLPEDMIENVKQGCIAIEKLSATKAKILDYVQSRISVVAPNLSIIVGSTTAANLIGIAGGLTRLGKFPACNLPALGKKRLTTIGINNPAVSGDYGFLYMSGIVQKTPPDARKQAIRILAAKVALAARIDSIHEFSDGSFGTQTRAEVERKIEKLLEPPSQRPTVALPVPDDKPKRRRGGRRIRKMKEQYAVTELRKMQNRVSFGKQEAEVLNYDESEGLGMLGQEGEGKIRAASIDTRTKLKIPKARKAQLQSMAPKNPLQASGLQSSLSFTPVQGIELVNPLLQRQKQMEDGNKWFRDGVFTQIKKESSDSQKKFS, from the coding sequence ATGTCAAATTTAGCAGACGAATTATTAGCTGATCTAGGCGATGATTTCGAAAATCAGCCTCAAAACgcggaagaagaaaacgcTGATGTTCTTGAACAAAATaacaagaagagaaaattcGAGCAGTTATCGGAAAATGGGGATGACCTTTCCTCTGAATTGAACAATGATTTAGGTCCAATAGAAGGTGTTGAAGATGAGAATGATCAACAGCAACCTACAATCGCTGAAACTGATCGTCTAATTTACCCATTCCTTCATTCTGATCGATTGAACGCTGTAgtcaaagaaattgaaaagtacCAAGGTACTGAGAAACAAGCTATTACTGGAAACATCGAAGACGACCCAGAATATCAACTCATCGTCGACTCGAATTCAATCGCTATGGAAATTGACGATGAGATTTTACGTCTTCATCGCTTGGTGAAAGAATGGTATTACAATCGTTTCCCAGAGTTGAGTGGACTTGTTTTGAACGCGTTTGATTATTGCAAAACCGCCTTGGCCCTTTTAAATGATCTTGAAAAtagcaaaagcaaactttcttttcttccttccgCGACTGTCATGGTAATCGCTACAACATCAACTACCACAACAGGACGCCCATTACCAGAGGATATGATTGAGAATGTGAAACAGGGATGTATtgcaattgaaaaactAAGCGCTACCAAGGCCAAAATTTTAGACTATGTGCAGTCAAGAATTAGTGTGGTTGCTCCAAACCTTTCTATCATTGTGGGCTCGACAACGGCAGCCAATTTGATCGGAATTGCCGGAGGACTTACTAGGTTGGGCAAATTTCCTGCTTGTAATTTACCGGCATTAGGTAAGAAGAGGTTGACGACAATCGGGATTAACAATCCAGCCGTTAGTGGTGATTACGGATTTCTTTACATGTCGGGTATTGTCCAAAAAACTCCACCGGATGCGCGGAAACAGGCAATACGTATACTTGCTGCGAAGGTAGCGTTGGCTGCTCGGATTGATTCCATTCATGAATTTTCTGATGGCTCCTTCGGTACACAAACACGAGCAGAGgtggaaagaaaaattgaaaagttaTTAGAGCCTCCATCTCAACGACCCACCGTTGCATTACCCGTTCCTGATGATAAACCTAAACGTCGCCGCGGTGGTAGAAGAATTCGTAAGATGAAGGAGCAATATGCCGTCACTGAGCTCAGAAAAATGCAAAACCGTGTGTCCTTTGGCAAACAAGAAGCTGAGGTTCTTAATTATGATGAATCAGAAGGTCTTGGTATGCTTGGCCAAGAAGGCGAAGGCAAGATTCGTGCTGCTTCCATCGATACCCGCACCAAGCtgaaaattccaaaagcaAGGAAAGCTCAACTTCAATCAATGGCACCAAAGAATCCTCTCCAAGCAAGCGGTTTACAGAGTTCATTATCGTTTACTCCAGTGCAAGGTATAGAACTTGTAAATCCTTTGCTACAGAGACAGAAGCAAATGGAAGACGGTAATAAGTGGTTCCGCGATGGGGTGTTTacacaaataaaaaaggaatcgaGTGACAGccaaaaaaagttttcatgA
- the npa3 gene encoding RNA polymerase II binding AAA family ATPase Npa3, with translation MPEMDEKVKKPSSIIVVGMAGSGKTTFLQQLNAHLHSKENPPYIVNLDPAVKNLPYEANIDIRDTINYKEVMKQYKLGPNGGIMTSLNLFVTKFDQVLKILEKRAPTVDHILIDTPGQIEIFQWSASGTIISDTLASSWPTCIAYVIDTPRSTSTSTFMSSMLYACSMLYKTKLPLIIVYNKCDVQDAEFAKRWMTDFEEFQQAIVKDEGTSAEGATSGYMGSLVNSMSLMLEEFYRHLDFVSVSSVTGEGMDDFLKAVDSKAQEYENDYLPEIERLKENQKQDKEKQKEAQLSKLMKDMHVSKEDAPAETISDAEEDEYDGEFVEPDEEEPTDEAAEDILRQYRISLGIPDDVSDEKLLELLTEKMQK, from the exons ATGCCAGAGatggatgaaaaagtaaagaaaccTTCCTCAATTATCGTTGTTGGAATGGCAGGATCAG GAAAAACAACCTTCCTACAACAATTGAATGCGCACTTACATTCTAAGGAGAATCCTCCGTATATTGTAAATTTAGATCCTGCTGTCAAGAATCTCCCTTATGAAGCAAATATTGATATTCGCGATACGATCAATTATAAAGAAGTTATGAAGCA ATACAAATTGGGTCCCAATGGTGGCATTATGACCAGTttgaatttatttgttaCCAAATTTGATcaagttttaaaaattttagaGAAACGCGCACCAACCGTTGATCATATTTTGATTGATACTCCTGGCCAAATTGAGATTTTCCAGTGGTCAGCATCAGGCACTATTATCAGCGATACGCTTGCCAGCTCATGGCCCACCTGCATTGCCTACGTTATTGACACTCCTCGTTCCACATCAACTTCTACTTTCATGTCATCGATGCTTTATGCTTGCTCTATGTTATATAAGACGAAGCTTCCTCTAATTATTGTCTACAATAAGTGTGATGTTCAAGATGCCGAATTTGCCAAGAGGTGGATGAcagattttgaagaatttcaaCAGGCAATTGTTAAGGACGAAGGAACAAGCGCTGAAGGTGCTACTTCTGGATATATGGGATCTCTCGTAAATAGCATGTCTTTGATGTTGGAAGAGTTTTATCGACACTTGGATTTTGTATCTGTTTCCTCAGTGACCGGTGAAGGAATGGACGACTTTTTGAAGGCAGTGGATTCCAAAGCTCAAGAATATGAGAATGACTATCTTCcagaaatagaaagattaaaagaaaatcaaaaacaggacaaagaaaaacaaaaggaggCTCAATTGTCGAAGCTCATGAAGGACATGCATGTATCCAAAGAGGATGCTCCAGCAGAGACAATATCTGATGCGGAAGAGGATGAGTACGATGGTGAATTTGTAGAACCAGATGAAGAGGAACCCACGGATGAAGCCGCAGAGGATATTTTAAGGCAATATAGAATATCTTTGGGCATTCCAGATGACGTTTCTGATGAGAAATTGCTCGAACTTTTGACagaaaaaatgcaaaagtaa
- a CDS encoding N-acetyltransferase: MRFNQSTSIDCGNLILVPYLERHVLKYHEWMKSPELRELTCSESLTVKEEFQMQKSWLEDEDKLTFIVVYKHGVENKKPQVLHEIASHHIDEMIGDVNMFLTEGYEDVEEDQNQICSTYIQAELELMIAKPEFRSKGLGTTIIEAFLYYIEQSGLLESTHIAKYIIRVGSKNLPSLRLFKKEGFQQTKYVACFDQVEMEKSIR, translated from the exons ATGAGGTTTAATCAAAGTACGAGCATAGACTGTGGAAATTTGATTCTGGTTCCCTATTTAGAGCGCCATGTGTTGAAATACCACGAATGGATGAAAAGTCCAGAATTACGAGAATTGACGTGTTCTGAGTCTTTAACagtgaaagaagaatttcaaatGCAAAAGTCTTGgttggaagatgaagacA AACTCACATTTATTGTGGTTTACAAGCATGGAgtagaaaacaagaaaccTCAAGTTCTTCATGAAATTGCATCCCATCACATTGATGAGATGATCGGAGACGTAAATATGTTTCTAACAGAAGGTTATGAAGATGTGGAAGAAGACCAGAATCAAATTTGCAGCACTTATATCCAGGCTGAATTGGAACTTATGATTGCAAAACCAGAATTTCGGTCTAAAGGTTTGGGGACAACGATTATAGAAGCCTTTTTGTATTATATAGAACAGAGTGGATTGCTTGAGAGCACGCATATCGCAAAGTACATCATCAGAGTTGGCAGCAAAAACTTGCCAAGCTTGCGCcttttcaagaaagaaggatttcaacaaacaaagtaCGTGGCTTGTTTTGATCAGGTGGAGATGGAAAAGTCTATACGTTGa